The following are encoded in a window of Gossypium raimondii isolate GPD5lz chromosome 13, ASM2569854v1, whole genome shotgun sequence genomic DNA:
- the LOC105781554 gene encoding ADP-ribosylation factor 2, translating to MAITKVVNGRDGLVEVKRRFRTKLRRPLDLIRALLPFPGFNVETVEYKNISFTVWDVGGQDKIRPLWRHYFQNTQGLIFVVDSNDRDRVVEARDELHRMLNEDELRDAVLLVFANKQDLPNAMNAAEITDKLGLHSLRQRHWYIQSTCATSGEGLYEGLDWLSNNIANKA from the exons ATGGCCATCACCAAAGTTGTAAATGGGAGGGATGGGCT CGTTGAAGTAAAGAGGAGGTTTAGGACCAAGCTGCGAAGGCCATTGGACCTTATCAGGGCACTGCTACCTTTCCCAGGGTTTAATGTGGAAACTGTGGAATATAAGAACATTAGCTTCACCGTTTGGGATGTTGGAGGTCAGGACAAG ATTCGACCTTTGTGGAGGCACTACTTCCAAAATACTCAGGGGCTAATCTTTGTTGTGGATAGCAATGATCGTGATCGTGTTGTTGAGGCCAGGGATGAGCTTCACCGTATGCTAAATGAG GATGAGCTGAGGGATGCTGTGCTGCTTGTATTTGCAAACAAGCAAGATTTACCAAATGCTATGAATGCTGCTGAGATCACTGATAAACTTGGTCTTCATTCCCTCCGTCAGCGCCACTG GTATATTCAGAGTACATGCGCTACCTCTGGTGAAGGGTTGTATGAGGGTCTGGACTGGCTCTCCAACAACATAGCTAACAAG GCTTGA
- the LOC105783571 gene encoding LOW QUALITY PROTEIN: galactinol synthase 2 (The sequence of the model RefSeq protein was modified relative to this genomic sequence to represent the inferred CDS: inserted 1 base in 1 codon): MAPNITTTKAATVTAKAPKRAYVTFLAGNGDYVKGVVGLAKGLRKVNSKYPLVVALLPDVPEEHRKILVDQGCIIREIEPVYPPENQTQFAMAYYVINYSKLRIWEFVEYSKMIYLDGDIQVFDNIDHLFDMEDGYFYAVMDCFCEKTWSHXPQYKIGYCQQCPDRVQWPSQLGPKPPLYFNAGMFVYEPSLSTYEDLLTTLKVTPPTPFAEQDYLNMYFRDIYRPIPPIYNLVMAMLWRHPENIELDKAKVVHYCAAGSKPWRYTGKEDNMDREDIKTLVAKWWEIYDDESLDYNNVVASGQAAEADEDKQSGLQLLLAALSKAGGFVHRINAPSAA; the protein is encoded by the exons ATGGCCCCTAACATCACCACTACCAAAGCTGCCACTGTCACTGCCAAGGCTCCCAAGAGGGCTTATGTTACGTTCTTGGCTGGGAACGGAGACTACGTCAAGGGCGTGGTGGGTTTAGCCAAGGGACTGAGGAAGGTGAACAGCAAGTACCCACTTGTCGTGGCGCTTTTGCCCGACGTCCCAGAAGAACACAGGAAGATTCTGGTGGACCAGGGCTGCATAATCCGGGAGATCGAGCCTGTGTACCCACCTGAGAACCAGACCCAGTTTGCCATGGCCTACTATGTCATCAACTATTCCAAGCTGCGTATCTGGGAG TTTGTGGAGTATTCCAAGATGATATACTTGGACGGAGACATCCAAGTATTCGATAACATAGACCACTTGTTTGACATGGAAGATGGTTACTTTTATGCTGTGATGGACTGCTTCTGTGAGAAAACATGGAGCC ACCCTCAGTACAAGATCGGCTACTGCCAGCAGTGCCCTGATAGGGTCCAATGGCCTTCGCAGCTTGGTCCTAAACCTCCTCTTTACTTCAACGCTGGAATGTTTGTATATGAACCTAGCCTTTCTACATATGAGGACCTCTTGACTACCCTCAAAGTCACCCCTCCTACCCCATTTGCGGAGCAGGATTATCTGAACATGTACTTTAGGGACATTTACAGGCCCATCCCTCCCATTTACAACCTGGTGATGGCCATGCTATGGCGCCACCCTGAGAACATTGAGCTAGACAAGGCCAAGGTGGTTCACTACTGTGCTGCTGGCTCCAAACCCTGGAGGTATACCGGCAAAGAAGACAACATGGACAGGGAAGACATTAAGACGCTGGTGGCTAAATGGTGGGAGATTTACGATGATGAGTCGCTTGACTACAACAATGTCGTGGCTTCTGGCCAAGCAGCAGAAGCTGATGAGGATAAGCAAAGCGGCCTGCAACTGCTTTTGGCAGCTTTGTCAAAGGCCGGCGGCTTTGTTCACCGTATTAACGCCCCTTCCGCTGCTTAA